In Candidatus Hydrogenedentota bacterium, a genomic segment contains:
- the aroF gene encoding 3-deoxy-7-phosphoheptulonate synthase has translation MIIVMASRDKKDVDHVIEKVEAFGYRAHVIEGVERTVIAAVGDERGKERLAALESLAHVEKVVPILKPFKLAGLEVRQERSVVQCGNVKIGGGHFCIVGGPCSVESRDQIMETAKAVKDAGGNMLRGGAYKPRTSPYSFQGMEEQGLILLEEAGKTYGLPVVTEVMTIEQVPLVEKHADMFQIGARNMQNFGLLKAVGRSRKPVFLKRGMASTIQEFLMSAEYVMSEGNPNVVLCERGIRTFETETRNTLDIHAVPVLQKYTHLPVVVDPSHAAGRWDIIASMSRASVAAGADGLMIEVHPRPEEAFSDGPQSLRPAKFAALVKELQPFLELMGQKMG, from the coding sequence ATGATTATCGTAATGGCCTCGCGTGACAAAAAAGATGTCGATCACGTTATCGAGAAAGTAGAAGCCTTCGGGTACCGCGCGCATGTCATCGAAGGCGTGGAGCGGACTGTTATCGCCGCCGTGGGTGACGAGCGGGGCAAGGAGCGGCTTGCCGCGCTGGAAAGCCTCGCGCATGTGGAGAAGGTGGTGCCGATTCTGAAGCCCTTCAAGCTGGCGGGCCTGGAAGTGCGTCAGGAGCGCTCGGTCGTGCAGTGCGGCAACGTGAAGATCGGCGGCGGGCACTTCTGCATCGTGGGCGGGCCGTGCTCGGTGGAGTCGCGGGACCAGATCATGGAAACCGCGAAGGCCGTGAAGGACGCGGGCGGCAATATGCTGCGCGGCGGCGCCTACAAGCCGCGGACCTCCCCCTACAGCTTCCAGGGCATGGAAGAGCAGGGCCTTATTCTGCTGGAAGAGGCCGGTAAGACCTATGGGCTGCCGGTGGTGACCGAAGTGATGACGATTGAGCAGGTTCCGCTGGTGGAGAAACACGCGGACATGTTCCAGATCGGCGCGCGCAACATGCAGAACTTCGGGCTCCTGAAGGCCGTGGGCCGCTCGCGCAAGCCCGTGTTCCTCAAGCGCGGCATGGCCTCCACGATCCAGGAATTCCTGATGTCCGCGGAATACGTCATGTCCGAGGGCAACCCGAACGTGGTGCTCTGCGAGCGCGGCATCCGGACCTTTGAAACCGAGACGCGGAACACCCTGGACATCCACGCGGTGCCGGTGCTGCAGAAATACACGCACCTGCCCGTGGTCGTGGATCCGAGCCACGCGGCGGGCCGCTGGGACATCATTGCGTCCATGTCGCGCGCGTCGGTGGCGGCCGGGGCCGATGGCCTGATGATCGAAGTGCACCCGCGTCCGGAAGAGGCCTTTTCCGACGGCCCGCAGTCGCTGCGCCCGGCGAAATTTGCGGCGCTCGTGAAGGAATTGCAGCCGTTTCTGGAGCTTATGGGCCAGAAGATGGGCTGA
- a CDS encoding sulfatase — translation MSGLPRFALCSLVLLGAVSHHAAGAPPNVLLITSEDNGPELGCYGDPFARTPNLDTLAEAGVRFDRAFVVTASCSESRSALLTGLFPHQNGQIGLATHQYRQFPEVPNIVALLKGAGYRTGLIGKLHVNPESAFPFDFRLGSRIANSFSSRDVRQVAEGAAEFFRAGQGPFLLMVNFADAHLPYLRESHGLPENPISGDAVAMLPWVGLETPALRDAQADYYNCLSRLDTGIGLLLQALASAGRDSDTLVIYLGDHGAQFPRGKLASYDSALRVPLLIRWPGVSKSGLTRDELTSSLDIAATILDAAGIDSSTPLAGRSLRPLLRGELYPWREYLVTEYHGHYPPLYFPQRTIRDARYKLIGNLLRDRPNPIAHAFTQLDPPTQRTYATPAIIGAAPEPVREAYATWLDAPPIELYDLANDPHEWNNRAGDPALAPVKARLLDALAAWQKETADPLADPAILEQLTREHDAVPTPYTRNPDHEWRYPEYLDMRKKAARR, via the coding sequence GTGTCCGGTTTGCCTCGTTTCGCCTTGTGTTCGCTTGTGCTCCTGGGCGCCGTTTCCCACCACGCGGCGGGCGCACCCCCGAACGTCCTGCTGATCACCTCAGAGGACAATGGCCCGGAACTGGGCTGCTACGGCGATCCCTTCGCCCGCACGCCGAACCTGGACACGCTGGCCGAAGCGGGCGTCCGCTTTGACCGCGCCTTCGTCGTCACCGCCAGTTGCAGCGAATCCCGGTCCGCCCTGCTGACGGGCCTCTTCCCGCATCAGAACGGCCAGATCGGCCTCGCGACCCATCAGTACAGGCAATTCCCGGAGGTCCCGAATATCGTCGCGCTGCTCAAGGGCGCGGGCTACCGGACGGGGCTCATCGGCAAGTTGCACGTGAACCCCGAGAGCGCCTTTCCCTTCGACTTCCGCCTGGGAAGCCGCATCGCCAACAGCTTCTCCTCGCGCGATGTTCGCCAGGTCGCCGAGGGCGCCGCGGAATTCTTTCGCGCCGGCCAGGGCCCCTTCCTTCTCATGGTGAACTTCGCGGACGCGCACCTGCCCTATCTTCGAGAGAGCCATGGCCTGCCGGAGAACCCGATCTCCGGAGACGCAGTGGCGATGCTACCGTGGGTGGGGCTGGAAACGCCGGCCCTTCGAGATGCGCAGGCGGACTACTACAACTGCCTGTCGCGGCTCGACACCGGCATCGGCCTGCTGCTTCAGGCGCTGGCCTCGGCGGGGCGGGACAGCGATACGCTGGTCATCTACCTCGGCGACCACGGCGCGCAGTTTCCGCGCGGGAAACTGGCCAGCTACGATTCCGCCCTGCGCGTGCCGCTGCTGATCCGCTGGCCGGGCGTCTCGAAATCGGGCCTGACGCGGGACGAACTCACCAGCAGCCTTGATATCGCGGCCACGATCCTCGACGCCGCCGGCATCGATTCATCCACCCCCCTGGCTGGGCGCTCCCTGCGGCCGCTGTTGCGCGGGGAGCTGTACCCGTGGCGGGAGTACCTCGTCACCGAGTATCACGGCCACTATCCGCCGCTGTACTTCCCGCAACGAACCATCCGGGACGCCCGCTACAAGCTCATCGGTAACCTCCTGCGGGACCGGCCCAATCCCATTGCGCACGCCTTCACCCAGCTTGATCCGCCGACCCAGCGCACCTACGCAACCCCCGCCATCATCGGCGCGGCCCCGGAGCCGGTCCGGGAAGCGTACGCGACCTGGCTTGACGCCCCGCCCATCGAGCTGTACGACCTCGCGAACGACCCGCACGAGTGGAACAACCGCGCGGGCGACCCGGCGCTGGCGCCCGTGAAGGCGCGCCTGCTCGACGCGCTCGCCGCCTGGCAAAAGGAAACCGCCGATCCACTGGCCGACCCCGCCATCCTCGAACAACTAACCCGTGAACACGACGCCGTGCCTACGCCCTATACCCGCAACCCGGATCACGAATGGCGCTACCCCGAATATCTGGACATGCGAAAGAAGGCCGCGCGGCGGTAG
- a CDS encoding DUF4190 domain-containing protein, with protein sequence MNSSPPSPPPLPPGASAPRTSGLAIASLVLGILSLFLTILTSIPAIICGILALTRISSSRGQLAGRGLAISGIVTGVLFALLLPVVLMFIFIMMPALSRARDVAERAACQNNLKQMGLVLKMYANESKGEYFPQLSSEPGVLMLSLKEVYPELLLDLSTLICPSDAQQARMNPGPDMAFGDQSYIYFGYVITSEDEFEAFTEVYRERVAQGLPFDEDLEAPPGRGSMGSDRFYRLREGVERLFVTDNTDPGAGARIQSMIPIMWDRVGSQPGVLTFNHMPGGANVLYMDGHVEFKRYPDSWPVTRRAPELFSELEALGD encoded by the coding sequence ATGAATTCGTCTCCACCGTCGCCGCCGCCTCTCCCCCCGGGCGCTTCCGCGCCGAGAACGAGTGGACTCGCCATCGCCAGCCTGGTCCTGGGCATACTGTCCCTGTTCCTGACGATTCTCACATCGATTCCGGCCATCATCTGCGGCATTCTCGCGCTAACCAGAATCAGCAGTTCCCGGGGACAATTGGCCGGAAGGGGGCTTGCGATCTCCGGGATCGTTACGGGCGTGCTGTTTGCGCTGCTGCTGCCGGTGGTATTGATGTTCATCTTCATCATGATGCCCGCCCTGTCACGAGCGCGGGATGTGGCCGAGCGCGCGGCGTGCCAGAACAATTTGAAGCAGATGGGTTTGGTCTTAAAGATGTACGCCAACGAATCGAAGGGTGAGTACTTTCCCCAACTTTCCTCCGAACCGGGGGTGCTGATGTTGTCGCTCAAGGAAGTGTACCCCGAGCTCCTGCTGGATTTGTCTACCCTCATCTGCCCGAGTGATGCGCAACAGGCGCGGATGAATCCGGGTCCGGACATGGCCTTCGGCGATCAGAGCTACATTTACTTCGGCTATGTGATCACGAGCGAGGACGAGTTTGAGGCCTTTACGGAGGTCTACCGGGAGCGCGTAGCGCAGGGTTTGCCCTTCGACGAGGATCTCGAAGCGCCCCCGGGCCGCGGCTCCATGGGTTCCGATAGATTTTACCGGCTGCGGGAGGGTGTGGAACGGCTCTTCGTTACCGACAACACCGATCCCGGGGCGGGCGCAAGAATACAGTCGATGATACCAATCATGTGGGACCGGGTGGGGAGCCAGCCAGGCGTTTTGACGTTCAACCATATGCCCGGCGGCGCAAATGTCCTGTACATGGATGGGCACGTTGAGTTTAAACGGTACCCGGATTCCTGGCCCGTGACCCGGCGCGCCCCCGAGCTGTTCAGCGAATTGGAGGCGTTGGGAGATTGA
- the scpB gene encoding SMC-Scp complex subunit ScpB, which yields MSREESRQALYALLFASDRPMSAGRLAEAISPDLDPEIVKTLLEELREELAGREELPYFLKEIGGGYQLMTKAAYAPFIRRLFQIKKSKRLSKAVLETLAIIAYKQPTTRAEVEAIRGVSVSHAFDQLQERHLIKVAGISDAPGRPKLYRTTDEFLMQFGLGSLKELPTLEELQETR from the coding sequence ATGAGCCGGGAAGAGTCCCGCCAGGCGCTGTATGCGCTGCTGTTCGCGAGCGATCGCCCCATGAGCGCGGGGCGCCTGGCCGAGGCGATCAGCCCGGATCTGGACCCCGAGATCGTGAAGACCCTGCTGGAAGAACTGCGGGAGGAGCTCGCCGGGCGCGAAGAGTTGCCCTACTTCCTCAAGGAAATCGGCGGCGGCTACCAGCTGATGACCAAGGCGGCGTATGCGCCGTTCATCCGACGCCTGTTCCAGATCAAGAAGAGCAAGCGCCTCTCGAAGGCCGTGCTGGAGACGCTGGCGATCATCGCCTACAAGCAGCCCACCACGCGCGCCGAAGTGGAGGCGATCCGCGGCGTCAGCGTGTCCCACGCGTTCGACCAGCTACAGGAACGCCACCTGATCAAGGTGGCCGGCATCTCCGACGCGCCGGGGCGCCCCAAACTCTACCGCACAACGGACGAATTCCTCATGCAGTTCGGCCTGGGCAGCCTCAAGGAACTGCCGACCCTGGAAGAGCTCCAGGAAACCCGGTAG
- a CDS encoding rRNA pseudouridine synthase: protein MERLQKYLAACGVASRRASEALIEAGRVTVNGEVAALGCKVDPAADTVLLDGKPVGEEAPVYLLLNKPPNTVTTAKDTHGRRTVLDCLQGLAARVFPVGRLDLDVGGVLLLTNDGELANRLIHPRYQIPKVYLAWVWGRVGDDAIARLEAGVELEDGVTAPAKARVMKHTAKQSLIRLQIHEGKKREVKRMCKAVGHPVASLVRVEFGGIRVGDLKPEEWRHLTEEEVATLRRKTGL, encoded by the coding sequence GTGGAGCGGCTCCAGAAATACCTGGCCGCCTGCGGCGTCGCCTCGCGCCGCGCCTCCGAGGCCCTCATCGAAGCGGGACGCGTCACGGTCAACGGCGAAGTGGCCGCGCTCGGCTGCAAGGTGGATCCCGCCGCCGACACCGTGCTCCTCGACGGGAAGCCGGTGGGGGAGGAGGCGCCGGTCTACCTCCTCCTCAACAAGCCCCCCAACACCGTCACCACCGCAAAGGACACCCACGGTCGCAGGACCGTGCTCGATTGCCTCCAGGGCCTGGCCGCGCGCGTCTTTCCCGTCGGGCGGCTCGACCTGGACGTCGGCGGCGTGCTCCTGCTCACCAACGACGGCGAGTTGGCGAACCGCCTCATCCACCCGCGCTACCAGATCCCGAAAGTGTATCTGGCCTGGGTCTGGGGCCGCGTGGGGGACGACGCCATCGCGCGCCTGGAGGCCGGCGTGGAACTGGAGGACGGCGTCACCGCGCCCGCGAAGGCCCGCGTCATGAAGCACACCGCCAAACAGAGCCTCATCCGCCTCCAGATCCACGAGGGAAAAAAGCGCGAGGTCAAGCGCATGTGCAAGGCCGTCGGCCACCCCGTCGCCAGCCTGGTGCGCGTCGAGTTCGGCGGGATCCGGGTGGGGGATCTGAAACCGGAGGAATGGCGCCACCTGACCGAGGAAGAAGTGGCCACGCTGCGGCGAAAGACCGGGCTGTAG
- a CDS encoding transposase — MTDQIHRKTRKVINAPGEAHELTFSCFRRRKFLSRNRTREYFITAVQNARRTHHFHLWAYVLMPEHVHIIVFPLEEEYDMGDIQKSIKQSVSRKAMEYLRRENPRGLRLLETGQRKQPYAFWMGGGGYDRNVIYPETLQYMVDYTHNNPVRRGLVDDPGAWYWSSLREWQEEGSGPLSLDLESFPFPRL; from the coding sequence ATGACGGACCAGATTCACCGGAAGACCCGAAAGGTCATCAATGCTCCGGGCGAAGCGCACGAACTGACCTTCTCCTGTTTCCGCAGGCGAAAGTTTCTGTCCAGGAACAGGACCAGGGAGTACTTCATCACCGCCGTACAGAACGCCAGAAGGACACACCACTTTCATCTCTGGGCCTATGTGCTCATGCCGGAACACGTACACATTATCGTGTTCCCGCTCGAAGAAGAGTACGACATGGGCGATATACAAAAGTCTATCAAGCAGTCCGTTTCACGGAAGGCGATGGAGTACTTGCGGCGGGAAAACCCGAGGGGCCTGAGGTTGCTGGAGACGGGGCAACGGAAGCAGCCGTACGCGTTCTGGATGGGTGGAGGCGGCTATGACCGGAACGTGATATATCCCGAGACGTTGCAGTACATGGTGGACTATACTCACAACAATCCTGTCCGCAGGGGATTGGTTGACGACCCGGGGGCCTGGTATTGGTCCAGCTTGCGGGAGTGGCAGGAGGAGGGTTCGGGGCCGCTGTCCCTGGATTTGGAGTCCTTTCCCTTTCCACGGCTGTAG
- a CDS encoding VWA domain-containing protein: protein MTRFQSFARGAAITGVAILAAGCPQEAIEFSKESLDFGTDTNPAFFMVWNNNPGAGRVDLVLSHDDWIVPNVRRVVCPAPPTENGPFAKQNIQVEIDRSCLPAGTHMGEIVFSGSGVVSRSIPVTVRQTASGSCSDMSVENVAAVYSAPYLVDFSFTLRDRRGNAIIRDPRDFTVVARENGRTLPGETGVQMVRGAVRQLRAALVLDYTDSMQRSPGAIGAMERAATGVFLPALNEDALVSVTEFHREDRDAIEVVPFTVDRGYLNSAIAGIQGEYVQGFAGASRLFDTLLTAIRSFSTQNAGRESRYLIVFTDGGDTSSFSTANDVINAAQQRGVRIFAVDFGEEEVDAGLIQLTSNTRGQLFAAASVAQLEDAFRRIVRELDGQYNIRWATLARSSEPFRPGFMLTLGSDTARYTAETDYVPTRYVGDGVLRGKLRFITSDSLTATTVFLRADYVPRNIRRFKITLGSAYGFGVEVVDESNFGLLAGWDLAAPVSGPGNQLTLDFTAPGDPGEPMPYGAFGPMLRITFDALLPDDAEVFNVVYVDNTVYPEAAGQSFDVAGYNNTPPE from the coding sequence ATGACGCGATTTCAATCATTTGCGCGGGGGGCAGCCATCACCGGAGTCGCGATTCTCGCCGCGGGCTGTCCTCAGGAGGCTATCGAATTCTCGAAGGAATCGCTGGACTTCGGCACGGATACGAACCCGGCCTTCTTCATGGTCTGGAACAACAACCCGGGCGCGGGCCGGGTCGACCTGGTGCTGTCCCACGACGACTGGATCGTGCCCAACGTGCGCCGGGTGGTTTGCCCCGCGCCGCCGACGGAAAACGGGCCGTTTGCGAAGCAGAATATCCAGGTCGAGATTGATCGATCGTGCCTGCCGGCGGGCACGCATATGGGCGAGATTGTGTTTTCCGGCAGCGGTGTCGTTTCCCGGTCCATTCCGGTCACCGTGCGGCAGACCGCCAGCGGCTCGTGCAGCGACATGAGCGTCGAGAACGTCGCGGCGGTTTACTCCGCGCCCTATCTCGTCGACTTTTCGTTCACGTTGCGCGACCGGCGGGGCAACGCGATCATCCGCGATCCCAGGGACTTCACGGTGGTCGCGCGCGAGAACGGGCGCACGCTGCCGGGGGAAACGGGCGTGCAGATGGTGCGCGGCGCCGTGCGGCAATTGCGCGCGGCGCTCGTGCTGGACTACACGGACTCGATGCAGCGATCGCCGGGCGCGATCGGCGCCATGGAGCGGGCGGCGACCGGCGTATTCCTGCCCGCGCTGAACGAGGACGCGCTCGTGAGCGTGACGGAGTTTCACCGCGAGGATCGCGACGCCATCGAAGTCGTTCCCTTTACGGTGGATCGCGGCTATTTGAACAGCGCCATCGCCGGAATCCAGGGGGAATACGTGCAGGGATTCGCCGGGGCGTCCCGGCTCTTCGATACGCTGCTCACGGCCATTCGGAGCTTCAGCACGCAAAACGCGGGCCGCGAATCCCGCTATCTCATCGTATTCACGGACGGCGGCGACACGTCCAGCTTCAGCACGGCCAACGACGTCATCAACGCCGCGCAACAGCGGGGCGTGCGCATCTTCGCGGTGGATTTCGGGGAGGAGGAGGTCGACGCGGGCCTGATCCAGCTGACCAGCAATACCCGCGGCCAGCTTTTCGCCGCGGCGTCCGTGGCGCAGTTGGAGGACGCGTTCCGCCGGATTGTGCGCGAGCTCGACGGCCAGTACAACATCCGCTGGGCGACGCTTGCCCGCAGCAGCGAGCCCTTCCGGCCCGGCTTCATGTTGACGCTCGGAAGCGACACCGCGCGCTACACCGCCGAGACGGACTATGTGCCCACGCGCTATGTCGGCGACGGCGTCCTCCGTGGTAAACTGCGCTTCATAACTTCCGATAGCCTGACCGCGACGACGGTTTTCCTGCGCGCCGACTACGTGCCCCGGAACATACGCCGCTTCAAGATTACGCTGGGCAGCGCATACGGCTTCGGTGTGGAGGTGGTGGATGAATCCAATTTCGGGTTGCTGGCGGGCTGGGACCTGGCGGCGCCCGTTTCCGGGCCGGGCAACCAGCTGACCCTGGATTTCACGGCGCCGGGCGACCCCGGCGAACCCATGCCGTATGGCGCGTTCGGGCCAATGCTTCGCATCACCTTTGACGCGTTGCTGCCCGATGACGCCGAAGTGTTTAATGTGGTGTACGTGGACAACACGGTCTATCCCGAAGCCGCCGGCCAGTCCTTCGATGTCGCGGGCTACAACAACACACCGCCCGAGTAA
- a CDS encoding transposase encodes MSLLHEWLDITARWRDAFTQERTAVRAVRQGLGSLVCLGRRTITRALWACGRENLPWQAEYHLYGRAKWDPQQLFDPIWDGALPLCGGPLVGVAIDDTKLHKTGRCIVQAFHQRDPLSPPFHTNLILGLRFLQASLLVPLHHAGPFSCRALPVRFEESSPARKPGKRASDEDWEAYKQSRKENNLSTHCVKMIGNLRASLDAAGATKNILVASLDGSFCNRTVFGAERDRTQLIARTRKNAKLCHRAPEGSRRFYAQEKFTPEQVRQDDTIAWATTKIFYGGKRRKVRYKEIKNLYWQGGARRLPLRLFVVAPTPYRKRKSSKRYYRQPAYLLCTDMVHAAQRLLQIYFDRWQIEVNHREEKDTLGVGQAQLWNPNSVPKQPPLAVAAYSALLLAALKAFGPERNGKYAPLPRWRKHATRPSCLDLITLLRKEMDEQPQLLQPLGINTSRTKMASAAAA; translated from the coding sequence ATGAGTCTCTTACACGAGTGGCTCGACATTACTGCCCGCTGGCGCGACGCTTTTACCCAGGAGCGCACTGCGGTGCGCGCGGTGCGGCAGGGACTGGGGTCTCTGGTATGTCTGGGGCGGCGCACGATCACGCGGGCGCTTTGGGCCTGTGGCCGGGAAAATCTGCCGTGGCAAGCCGAGTATCACCTGTACGGGCGCGCCAAGTGGGACCCTCAACAGCTTTTTGACCCTATTTGGGATGGGGCATTGCCCTTGTGCGGAGGCCCGCTCGTGGGCGTTGCCATCGACGACACCAAGCTGCATAAGACCGGCCGGTGTATTGTCCAGGCCTTTCACCAGCGCGACCCCCTGTCCCCGCCCTTCCATACCAACCTCATTCTGGGCTTGCGCTTCTTGCAGGCTTCTCTGCTCGTGCCGCTGCACCACGCCGGCCCCTTCAGCTGCCGCGCACTGCCTGTGCGCTTCGAGGAGTCTTCCCCCGCCAGAAAACCCGGCAAGAGGGCAAGCGATGAAGACTGGGAAGCCTACAAGCAAAGCCGCAAAGAGAATAACCTCTCGACCCATTGCGTGAAAATGATAGGCAACTTGCGCGCCAGCCTGGACGCCGCTGGCGCCACGAAGAACATCCTGGTCGCGTCCCTCGATGGCAGCTTCTGCAACCGCACCGTCTTCGGGGCCGAACGCGACCGCACCCAACTCATCGCCCGCACCCGCAAGAATGCCAAATTGTGCCATCGCGCCCCGGAGGGCTCACGGCGCTTCTATGCCCAGGAGAAATTTACCCCAGAGCAAGTACGCCAGGACGACACCATCGCCTGGGCGACCACGAAAATATTCTACGGCGGCAAACGCCGGAAGGTCCGCTACAAGGAGATCAAGAACCTCTACTGGCAAGGCGGCGCGCGCCGACTCCCCCTGCGCCTCTTCGTCGTCGCTCCTACCCCGTACCGCAAGCGAAAAAGCAGCAAGCGCTACTACCGCCAGCCGGCTTACCTGCTTTGTACCGATATGGTTCACGCCGCCCAAAGACTACTCCAGATCTACTTCGACCGCTGGCAGATCGAAGTCAACCACAGAGAAGAGAAAGACACCCTTGGCGTCGGCCAGGCCCAGCTCTGGAACCCAAACTCCGTACCCAAACAGCCCCCGCTGGCCGTCGCCGCCTACAGCGCGCTGCTACTGGCCGCCCTCAAGGCCTTCGGGCCCGAGCGAAATGGCAAATACGCACCCCTCCCACGATGGAGAAAGCACGCGACACGCCCATCGTGCCTCGACCTAATCACATTGCTGCGCAAAGAGATGGACGAACAGCCCCAATTGCTGCAACCACTCGGCATAAACACGTCAAGAACAAAAATGGCAAGCGCCGCAGCTGCGTGA
- a CDS encoding L,D-transpeptidase family protein, which yields MTEASDERTIERRSTAREPIHRRVVFSGVRGEGMLRQGVALDISADGLLIHTTQPDVIGRHLEIELHSGDAVAPGHISMVRAEVAWVRSLSEKNLYAMGVRFLQAAPPTENTGARFHVAGRQESARIAEEVRRSLEAAGPGVEFELSAAARNKQRARKADRRKSRTLVWMLLLLLFALLVMLLTWGLLWRLGVAGSPPAEAASGPALESEIRGAAWALDGPEAASADQLPADPPVEAAVSMDMLESGDAGALLSRGGHWLAEGDFPAAARAFASARDAGDATPVERYLAELGEAEALARSGRTSEALALLERPFGDLAAVPAAWRAVREAFRDGLLLEPGADAARAPLARAFDIAPAGELADAPTADPVSGAAAGDGGARIEVDAANYLLTVLVDNVIEAVYPVGLGAQDRTRPGEYTIVNKIRHPDWYNGGDVVPAGDPENPLGSRWLGLGDESGPTPLGIHGTADRESIGGNLSRGCIRMRPSDVEALFDRIPIGTPVTIRAG from the coding sequence GTGACAGAAGCGAGCGACGAGCGAACCATCGAGCGGCGATCTACGGCGCGGGAGCCCATTCACCGGCGCGTGGTGTTTTCGGGGGTTCGCGGCGAGGGGATGCTGCGCCAGGGCGTCGCGCTGGATATCAGCGCGGACGGTCTGCTGATTCACACGACCCAGCCGGATGTAATCGGGCGGCACCTCGAAATTGAGTTGCACTCGGGCGACGCCGTGGCTCCCGGCCACATTTCGATGGTGCGCGCGGAGGTGGCCTGGGTGCGCTCGCTGTCTGAAAAGAACCTTTACGCGATGGGGGTTCGCTTTCTTCAGGCCGCCCCGCCCACCGAAAACACCGGCGCCCGCTTTCACGTCGCGGGGCGGCAGGAGTCCGCCCGGATTGCGGAGGAAGTTCGCCGGAGCCTGGAGGCGGCCGGGCCGGGTGTCGAGTTTGAACTGAGCGCCGCCGCGCGGAATAAGCAGCGTGCGCGGAAAGCGGACCGCCGCAAGTCCCGCACTCTGGTGTGGATGTTGTTACTGCTTCTCTTCGCGCTGCTGGTCATGCTGCTGACCTGGGGTTTGCTCTGGCGGCTCGGCGTCGCTGGCAGCCCGCCCGCCGAGGCGGCGTCGGGGCCTGCCCTGGAGTCCGAAATCAGGGGCGCCGCGTGGGCTCTGGATGGACCCGAGGCGGCTTCGGCCGATCAATTGCCCGCCGATCCTCCGGTGGAGGCCGCCGTATCGATGGACATGCTCGAAAGCGGCGATGCGGGCGCACTGTTGAGCCGGGGCGGTCATTGGCTCGCGGAAGGCGACTTCCCGGCCGCGGCCCGCGCGTTTGCGTCGGCCCGGGATGCTGGAGACGCCACGCCCGTGGAACGCTACCTCGCGGAACTGGGCGAGGCGGAGGCCCTCGCTCGGTCGGGGCGGACCAGCGAGGCGCTTGCCTTGCTGGAGCGCCCCTTCGGCGATCTCGCGGCGGTGCCGGCGGCATGGCGCGCGGTGCGCGAGGCCTTTCGGGATGGACTCCTTCTGGAGCCGGGCGCGGACGCCGCCCGGGCTCCCCTGGCGCGCGCCTTCGACATCGCGCCGGCGGGGGAATTGGCCGATGCCCCCACCGCCGATCCGGTATCGGGCGCGGCGGCGGGTGACGGTGGCGCGCGGATCGAGGTGGACGCGGCGAACTACCTGCTCACGGTCCTGGTCGACAACGTGATTGAGGCCGTTTATCCGGTCGGCCTGGGCGCGCAGGATCGCACGCGTCCCGGAGAGTACACCATCGTGAACAAGATACGGCATCCCGACTGGTACAACGGCGGCGACGTGGTGCCCGCCGGGGATCCGGAGAACCCGCTGGGGTCGCGCTGGCTTGGCCTGGGTGATGAAAGCGGACCGACGCCGCTGGGCATTCACGGCACGGCGGATCGGGAATCAATCGGGGGCAACCTGAGCCGCGGCTGCATCCGGATGCGTCCGTCCGATGTCGAGGCGCTTTTCGATCGCATCCCTATTGGAACGCCGGTCACCATTCGCGCAGGCTGA